The following proteins are encoded in a genomic region of Desulfovibrio sp.:
- a CDS encoding methyl-accepting chemotaxis protein, with product MSAKNKILLSVVAFFSLVIIAMAYTSYRSFCASSYDSEMEQLDTMSQAVGKAVSEKMSVYFNVLELSSRMLTNPVGASPDELYEYKRNVLIQLLKQVNLVEAYYAFDSGEAHNDKGMIKNFNAKSLGREWFVRMFNGEKRVVTTPYTSSIGATVMAVGVPLIDNGKMAGTLCINLGLTDITNFTNHVLEFDNIFLTRADGYIMANRDDKRIGKSLWEVIPDMEKYSGLQQNGRIQFTSKGRVFEGSLYIIPGLGWKVWTYKPLEEIQRDSTANLHSSAITAIVALVLSALMVHFLVTMLIFKPLGKGGVFAAAVAEGNLDETLDIKSKDEVGTLADALRNMVARLKDMIRTTEEKERHALSEAERAQKAVAEAEEARKEAELATQRGILQAASQIEGVVARIASSTEELAAQSEQISNAAEIQRQRMTDTSAGMEQMSASIVEVARNSGQAASNAVKTQQEAGQGATLVRQVIDSVNHVHEQTQTMKVDLTALGKQADSIGAIMDVINDIADQTNLLALNAAIEAARAGEAGRGFAVVADEVRKLAEKTIGATKQVGENISGMQTAARQSISSMDKASLVVEETTSLSHKSGEVLDAILVLAKENADQAQSIATAAEEQSSASEEISRSLDEVSRLTTDTTRGQAESATAIQQLAEMAGDLSSIVDKLKKS from the coding sequence ATGAGTGCAAAAAACAAAATCCTCCTAAGCGTAGTCGCATTCTTTTCGCTGGTTATCATCGCGATGGCCTACACCTCGTACCGGAGTTTCTGTGCCTCGTCGTATGACTCTGAGATGGAGCAGCTCGACACCATGTCCCAGGCAGTGGGCAAGGCTGTGTCGGAAAAGATGAGCGTGTATTTCAATGTGCTTGAGCTGAGCTCGCGCATGCTGACGAATCCTGTGGGCGCTTCCCCTGATGAACTTTATGAATATAAACGTAATGTTTTGATTCAACTGCTCAAACAGGTGAACCTTGTTGAAGCCTATTATGCTTTTGACAGCGGCGAAGCGCATAATGATAAGGGCATGATCAAGAATTTCAACGCCAAGAGCCTTGGCCGCGAGTGGTTTGTGCGGATGTTTAATGGTGAGAAGAGGGTTGTAACTACCCCTTATACCTCATCTATCGGCGCAACAGTTATGGCTGTGGGCGTGCCTTTGATAGACAACGGCAAGATGGCGGGCACGCTCTGCATCAACCTCGGCCTGACGGACATAACCAATTTTACCAATCATGTTCTTGAGTTCGACAATATTTTTCTGACGCGGGCCGATGGTTACATCATGGCCAACCGGGATGACAAGCGCATTGGCAAAAGCCTGTGGGAAGTTATCCCTGATATGGAAAAATACAGCGGGTTGCAGCAGAACGGCCGCATCCAGTTCACCAGCAAAGGCAGAGTGTTTGAGGGGAGTCTGTATATTATTCCGGGTCTTGGCTGGAAAGTGTGGACATACAAGCCGCTGGAGGAAATTCAGCGTGACTCCACAGCCAATCTGCACTCCAGTGCCATAACCGCAATTGTCGCCCTGGTGCTCTCTGCCCTGATGGTGCATTTTCTGGTAACCATGCTGATCTTCAAGCCGCTGGGCAAGGGCGGTGTTTTTGCCGCTGCGGTTGCCGAGGGTAATCTTGATGAAACCCTCGATATCAAGAGCAAGGACGAAGTGGGGACGCTTGCCGATGCCCTGCGCAACATGGTTGCGCGGCTGAAAGACATGATCCGTACGACAGAAGAAAAGGAACGGCACGCCCTCTCCGAAGCCGAACGTGCGCAAAAAGCGGTTGCCGAGGCAGAGGAAGCCCGCAAAGAAGCGGAACTGGCCACCCAGCGCGGTATTTTGCAGGCTGCCAGCCAGATTGAAGGCGTTGTTGCGCGCATTGCCTCCAGCACGGAAGAGCTGGCGGCGCAGTCCGAGCAGATATCCAATGCTGCGGAAATCCAGCGGCAACGCATGACGGACACCTCTGCTGGTATGGAGCAGATGTCCGCATCCATTGTTGAGGTGGCGCGCAATTCCGGGCAGGCCGCTTCCAATGCTGTCAAAACGCAGCAGGAGGCAGGGCAGGGCGCAACGCTTGTCCGGCAGGTCATTGATTCGGTCAACCATGTGCATGAGCAGACGCAGACCATGAAGGTTGATCTGACGGCCCTTGGCAAACAGGCAGACAGCATTGGCGCGATCATGGACGTCATCAACGATATCGCTGACCAGACCAACCTGTTGGCGCTCAATGCTGCCATTGAGGCGGCACGGGCTGGCGAGGCGGGCCGTGGTTTTGCCGTGGTGGCGGATGAAGTGCGCAAACTGGCCGAAAAGACCATAGGCGCCACCAAGCAGGTGGGCGAAAATATCTCCGGTATGCAAACCGCCGCCAGGCAGAGCATCTCTTCCATGGACAAGGCCAGCCTTGTGGTGGAGGAAACAACCTCCCTGTCGCACAAATCCGGTGAAGTTCTGGATGCCATCCTGGTGCTTGCCAAAGAAAATGCCGACCAGGCGCAGTCCATAGCAACCGCAGCAGAAGAACAGTCTTCCGCTTCGGAAGAAATCAGCCGCAGTCTTGATGAAGTTTCCCGTCTGACCACAGACACCACCCGTGGGCAGGCGGAATCAGCAACAGCTATTCAGCAGCTTGCTGAGATGGCTGGAGACCTCAGCAGCATCGTGGATAAACTGAAAAAGTCGTAG
- a CDS encoding methyl-accepting chemotaxis protein: MKLVAKISFGMGMLGVLMALLAGFMLWQMSELNNITSVLAHRNVPVSELAGEINTDTAEYRIMEFRYIIENDAQKASAIKANLDNVRKTFDREIKEIGDLCISGNAKQCVLDIERGLKKYLDTSKEVLLLRQNGRVDEALALLTGKSHADYEAMTDSIELLVKVSHDNAHARGLKGDSLYATSNAMGIGLTLFAILLAAVSAIVIARETSRQLGRDPGELLVVAQRVVDGDFNVDDGHARIGVYGSIIAMVEALKGHIEKARSESENAKEQSRQAHAAMDSANAAKDEAQQKTEAMVRAAGKLEKVVQIVSSASTQLSAQIEQAGKGAGHAAQSLAEAATAMNQMNATVQEVARNAGQASVASTDTKDKAEAGADIVQKSLVSIGQVQTMSQELKQDMLQLNTHAQAISQIMGVISDIADQTNLLALNAAIEAARAGDAGRGFAVVADEVRKLAEKTMASTHDVGNAINAIQESTSKSMASTDNALEQVNQATGYASQSGQALNEILETVLGMADQVNAIATASEEQSAASDEINLSIERVNEMAKQTATAMAEAASAVAELARQSQDLGLLINEMRQE, encoded by the coding sequence ATGAAGCTTGTAGCAAAAATTTCTTTCGGGATGGGGATGCTGGGTGTTTTGATGGCTTTATTAGCCGGATTTATGCTCTGGCAAATGTCAGAACTCAACAACATCACCTCTGTATTGGCACACCGTAACGTACCAGTTTCGGAGCTTGCGGGTGAAATAAATACTGACACTGCAGAATACAGGATAATGGAATTTCGTTACATTATTGAAAATGACGCGCAAAAAGCTTCTGCGATCAAAGCAAATCTTGATAATGTGCGAAAAACATTTGATCGGGAAATTAAAGAAATTGGTGATCTCTGCATTTCGGGCAATGCCAAGCAGTGTGTGCTGGATATTGAGCGTGGCCTGAAAAAATATCTGGATACATCGAAGGAAGTGTTGCTTCTGCGGCAGAACGGCAGGGTAGATGAGGCCCTGGCCCTGCTCACGGGCAAGTCGCATGCTGATTACGAGGCCATGACCGATTCCATTGAACTCCTGGTGAAGGTTTCGCACGACAACGCCCACGCGCGCGGCCTTAAAGGAGATAGCCTGTATGCCACAAGCAACGCCATGGGCATAGGCCTGACCCTTTTCGCCATTTTGCTTGCTGCCGTATCCGCCATTGTTATTGCGCGTGAAACAAGCCGACAGCTTGGCAGAGACCCTGGGGAGCTGCTGGTGGTCGCGCAACGTGTGGTGGATGGGGATTTTAATGTTGACGATGGTCATGCCAGAATTGGCGTGTACGGATCAATTATTGCCATGGTGGAGGCCTTGAAAGGCCATATCGAAAAAGCGCGGAGTGAATCAGAAAACGCCAAGGAGCAATCGCGTCAGGCGCACGCGGCAATGGATAGCGCCAATGCGGCCAAGGATGAGGCGCAGCAGAAAACGGAAGCAATGGTGCGTGCCGCTGGCAAGCTTGAAAAGGTCGTGCAGATTGTCAGCTCGGCATCCACACAGCTTTCTGCCCAGATCGAACAGGCAGGCAAGGGGGCCGGGCATGCCGCGCAAAGTCTTGCGGAAGCGGCCACGGCCATGAACCAGATGAACGCCACCGTGCAGGAGGTGGCTCGTAATGCCGGCCAGGCTTCTGTGGCATCCACCGATACAAAGGACAAAGCTGAAGCCGGGGCCGACATTGTGCAAAAATCGCTTGTCAGCATCGGTCAGGTGCAGACCATGTCGCAGGAGCTCAAGCAGGATATGCTGCAACTGAACACGCACGCCCAGGCCATCAGCCAGATTATGGGCGTCATTTCAGATATCGCGGACCAGACAAATCTTCTGGCGCTCAATGCCGCCATCGAAGCCGCCCGTGCTGGCGATGCCGGGCGTGGATTTGCCGTGGTCGCCGACGAGGTACGCAAATTGGCAGAAAAAACCATGGCCTCAACCCATGATGTGGGTAATGCCATAAATGCCATACAGGAAAGCACGTCAAAGAGTATGGCCTCAACGGATAATGCGCTTGAACAGGTTAATCAGGCAACAGGATACGCCAGCCAATCCGGGCAAGCTCTCAATGAAATACTGGAAACTGTTCTGGGTATGGCAGATCAGGTCAATGCCATTGCTACTGCGAGTGAGGAACAGTCTGCTGCCAGTGATGAAATCAACCTGTCGATCGAGCGCGTGAACGAAATGGCTAAACAGACCGCAACCGCCATGGCCGAGGCCGCAAGTGCGGTGGCAGAACTGGCGCGTCAGTCGCAGGATCTTGGGCTGCTGATCAATGAAATGCGCCAGGAATAG
- a CDS encoding cyanophycin synthetase, which translates to MSNTFSTPADIQRHLDSLGLFHMDMGLGRMRRALAALDLTRPPFVVAQVLGTNGKGSTSSFLASLALAHGCRVGLYTSPHFVSPTERIRIGGPNDAACAPWPADDWVEPANQVMTAAPDLTYFEFLTVLALLGFARKGVELAVLEAGLGGKHDATTAVAADLMCYAPIALDHKDILGPTLADIAADKAAAIRSAAPVCSVAQFPEAAKILEREARSHNAPFIRACPVAADTRLGLSGPHQRANAGLALTAWRELAPMLGKSADDTKAQAQGLAQAFMPGRLQRVPGTDQYPPLLLDGAHNPHGMAALIKALRAEGLQPAGAVFSCLADKDWLPAAQMLKHYLGEAPMFVVTLGNHRAAAAQDIAAACNALPPATAQALSEGPQGLAKALELARALPAATEARPVLMTGSLYLLSEFFTQHPQWLLQPQLQ; encoded by the coding sequence ATGAGCAACACGTTCAGCACTCCCGCAGATATCCAGCGCCATCTGGACAGCCTGGGGCTTTTTCATATGGATATGGGCCTGGGCCGCATGCGCCGGGCCTTGGCCGCCCTTGACCTGACTCGCCCGCCCTTTGTGGTGGCTCAGGTTCTCGGCACCAATGGCAAGGGATCAACATCGTCCTTTCTGGCTTCCCTTGCTCTTGCTCACGGCTGCCGGGTGGGCCTCTACACCTCGCCGCATTTTGTCAGCCCCACAGAGCGCATCCGCATTGGCGGGCCCAATGATGCCGCCTGCGCCCCCTGGCCTGCGGATGATTGGGTTGAGCCAGCCAATCAGGTCATGACTGCCGCGCCCGATCTGACCTACTTTGAATTTCTTACAGTACTGGCCCTGCTGGGTTTTGCCCGCAAGGGCGTGGAGCTGGCCGTGCTTGAGGCTGGCCTTGGCGGCAAACACGATGCCACAACCGCCGTTGCCGCCGACCTCATGTGCTATGCGCCCATCGCTCTTGACCACAAGGACATCCTTGGCCCCACACTTGCCGACATTGCGGCAGACAAGGCCGCAGCCATACGCAGCGCCGCGCCCGTGTGCAGTGTTGCGCAGTTTCCCGAAGCCGCAAAAATCCTAGAGCGCGAGGCCCGCAGCCATAACGCGCCCTTCATCAGGGCTTGTCCCGTTGCCGCCGATACCCGCCTTGGCCTTAGTGGCCCCCACCAGCGCGCCAACGCAGGTCTGGCGCTCACAGCATGGCGCGAGCTTGCCCCCATGCTGGGCAAAAGTGCAGACGACACGAAGGCGCAGGCTCAAGGGCTGGCGCAAGCCTTTATGCCAGGCCGTTTGCAGCGGGTGCCGGGTACAGATCAGTACCCTCCGCTGCTGCTTGACGGCGCCCATAATCCGCACGGCATGGCCGCGCTGATCAAGGCCCTACGCGCCGAAGGCCTGCAACCCGCCGGAGCGGTATTTTCCTGCCTTGCAGACAAAGACTGGCTGCCCGCCGCCCAGATGCTCAAGCACTATCTGGGCGAAGCCCCCATGTTTGTGGTCACGCTGGGCAACCACCGGGCCGCAGCGGCGCAAGACATAGCCGCCGCCTGCAATGCCCTGCCCCCGGCCACGGCGCAGGCCTTGTCCGAAGGCCCTCAAGGCTTGGCAAAGGCGCTTGAACTGGCGCGCGCCCTGCCCGCCGCCACCGAAGCCCGCCCGGTGCTCATGACGGGTTCGCTGTACCTACTTTCAGAATTTTTTACGCAGCACCCCCAATGGCTGCTGCAACCGCAGCTCCAGTAG
- a CDS encoding YqaA family protein encodes MSVSVLWGLFISAFVAASIFPAQSELFLAGALAKDYAPLWAMIAAASLGNTLGSATNWLLGRFFIHYQDRSWFPIKRNSLARAEAWYGKYGRWSLLLSWMPIVGDPITLVAGILREPFPSFIVIVAAAKTARYLVVAFITLQFT; translated from the coding sequence ATGAGCGTGAGCGTACTTTGGGGACTATTTATTTCTGCATTTGTGGCAGCGTCCATCTTTCCCGCGCAGTCAGAACTTTTTTTGGCAGGAGCGCTGGCAAAGGATTACGCGCCGCTGTGGGCAATGATCGCCGCCGCGAGCCTTGGCAACACACTGGGTTCTGCCACCAACTGGCTGCTCGGGCGATTCTTTATCCATTATCAGGATCGTTCGTGGTTTCCCATAAAGCGCAACAGCCTTGCCAGAGCCGAAGCGTGGTATGGCAAATACGGGCGCTGGTCGCTGCTTTTGAGCTGGATGCCCATTGTGGGCGACCCCATCACGCTTGTGGCAGGGATTCTGCGCGAACCCTTTCCCTCATTCATCGTCATTGTCGCAGCGGCAAAAACGGCCCGATATCTTGTGGTGGCGTTCATTACCTTGCAGTTCACCTGA
- a CDS encoding sodium:proton antiporter: MARFLTVLGALCAALLVPGVVLAGEGHPNIPGAQLSVLWAIPFVCMLLSIAIMPLALPHFWEKHFGKIAVFWGLAFLTPCLLVYGFNVALYEFLHIILLDYVPFLVLLFTLFTIAGGVRLTGSLVGTPAVNTGLLAVGTVLASWMGTTGAAMLLIRPLLRANAHRKYRVHSVVFFIFLVANIGGSLTPLGDPPLFLGFLKGVDFFWTTTNLLMKTSLMSAVLLGIFLVLDTVLFKKEGSPKPAAQAGAAEEKLGLDGKINLLFLLGVVVAVLLSGLYPLGELVSVFGVSVEGQNLLRDVALLCLAGLSLKFTSRRCRELNGFSWAPIEEVAKLFFGIFISMIPAIAILRAGADGALASLIHLVSHDGQPVNSMYFWLTGILSSFLDNAPTYLVFFNTAGGDAQHLMHDMPATLAAISAGAVFMGANSYIGNAPNFMVRSIAESDGVRMPSFFGYMAWSVGILVPLFALLTWLFFI; the protein is encoded by the coding sequence ATGGCAAGATTTCTAACTGTGCTCGGCGCCCTGTGCGCCGCGCTTCTTGTGCCCGGTGTCGTTCTCGCAGGGGAGGGACATCCCAATATCCCTGGTGCGCAGCTCTCAGTCCTTTGGGCAATCCCCTTTGTGTGCATGCTGCTTTCGATTGCCATAATGCCTTTGGCATTGCCCCATTTTTGGGAAAAACACTTTGGTAAAATCGCGGTGTTCTGGGGTCTGGCATTTTTAACGCCCTGTCTTCTGGTTTATGGGTTCAATGTGGCCCTGTACGAGTTTTTGCACATTATCCTTCTGGATTATGTTCCTTTTCTGGTGCTGCTGTTCACGCTCTTTACCATCGCAGGCGGCGTGCGGCTTACCGGTTCGCTTGTCGGCACCCCCGCAGTCAATACCGGGCTGTTGGCCGTGGGCACTGTGCTGGCCAGCTGGATGGGAACAACCGGCGCGGCCATGCTGCTTATCCGCCCCTTGCTTCGGGCCAACGCGCACCGTAAATACCGTGTTCACTCTGTTGTCTTTTTTATTTTTCTTGTGGCAAATATTGGCGGCTCGCTCACGCCTTTGGGCGATCCGCCGCTGTTTCTGGGTTTTCTGAAGGGTGTGGATTTCTTCTGGACCACAACCAACCTGTTGATGAAAACAAGTCTTATGTCGGCAGTTTTGCTGGGTATCTTCCTTGTCCTTGATACGGTGCTGTTCAAGAAAGAAGGCAGCCCCAAGCCTGCGGCTCAGGCTGGCGCGGCAGAAGAAAAGCTCGGCCTTGACGGCAAGATCAACCTGCTATTTCTTTTGGGCGTTGTTGTGGCCGTGCTGCTTTCTGGCCTCTACCCTCTGGGCGAACTGGTTTCGGTCTTCGGCGTGTCGGTCGAAGGGCAGAACCTGCTGCGCGATGTGGCGCTGCTGTGCCTGGCCGGGCTTTCGCTCAAGTTTACGAGCAGGCGCTGCCGTGAACTCAATGGCTTTTCCTGGGCCCCCATTGAAGAAGTTGCCAAGCTGTTCTTTGGCATTTTTATCAGTATGATCCCCGCCATTGCCATTTTGCGCGCAGGTGCTGACGGTGCGCTTGCTTCCCTGATTCACCTTGTTTCGCACGATGGGCAGCCGGTAAATTCCATGTATTTCTGGCTCACGGGCATCCTCTCCAGTTTTCTGGATAATGCGCCGACCTATCTGGTATTTTTCAACACCGCCGGCGGCGATGCGCAGCACCTTATGCACGATATGCCCGCCACCCTTGCCGCCATATCAGCGGGTGCCGTGTTTATGGGCGCCAACAGCTACATTGGCAACGCGCCCAACTTCATGGTTCGCTCCATTGCAGAAAGCGACGGCGTGCGTATGCCCAGCTTCTTTGGCTACATGGCGTGGTCGGTAGGCATTCTGGTGCCCCTGTTCGCACTGTTGACCTGGCTGTTCTTTATCTAG